Genomic window (Phragmites australis chromosome 21, lpPhrAust1.1, whole genome shotgun sequence):
TATATGCGTCTACCAATCtatcacaatttacaaaaaGCAAGGTAAAAGGCATAAAGATATAGGCATAAAACAGAGGAAATGTGAAAAATGGAGAGTAAAGCAATAAGAACATATGAGACTAATAGTAAGATATAAAAGGGCTTGGATCAGGAGGCAATACCTCCATGTGCATGTTAGCAGCATCTACATCATCGAGCCCAAGAGCTCTTTTAAATTTTGTAATAGCCTCAACCTCACTACCTTTGAGATCTTCATCTACTGGAGGAAGTACTGAGTAAATAAACCTGCACAAAAGCATGGGCaggacaaggatgatcaaaCAACTGATGTTCAGGATGGTGAGGCTTCTTGAAGAATAATAACCCATTACAAAAATACTGATATGCGAATTGTAAATAGTTGATATTTTTTGTAATAAAAAGCATGAGTTCAAAATATGGGGTGTACCCATGGCAAGCTGAATTGCTGACCATCACGAAATTGGAAGGCTGAAATTCAAAGTTGGACCCCACACCCCCAATGCACAAACACAAACACAaacaccatcaccaccaccaccagatgAGCTTGGTATTTACTAGTGCTGTGGACCACATTGGCTCTGACCACAATAGGATTTCATGTGAAGGAAAACGCTGGATTAATGGTGATGTACTGCAGCAGGACATGGCATGACAGCAGTTCAGCACTGCATTGAAAATTCTGCACGGAACAGGGCAACAAGTACAGAAGCATCTCGCGGCTTAGTATGCATGTGCAGTCCAAGTCCAGCAAGGACTCCAGGAGGAGATCGGTACCCATGTTGAGGATTGCATAGTTGGTTAGGAATCAGAGTCCATGGTTTAGCAGATAAGAGTCTAGGGAGAATATGAAAATTAATTTGTAAGCTAATAGAGCCAAAGGAGGCAAGCACGTCCATAGTAAAAGGGACGCATTGAATATCTGTATCAGGCAACCAAGATCTTCTCTAATCTATTTGCCTCCCTGAACCACTCTAGTTCTCTCATCCCAATCCATGCTCCaatctcccttctactaacccCTCATCCCCTTCAAGTCATACGTTATGTGCGGTAGTTATCCCGATGTAAACCAACACTCGCATCAATTAGGGCATCTGTTAATTGTACATCTGTTTCAATAATTGTAATTACTTGCCTAAATCCCCTAGCATAGATTAAAAACATCCAGGGACTAATtgcttattaaaatatagtcattagtgaaGATGAACTACTGAAAGAAGATCATTTAAACTGGAAGATTATAATGATTTCTTTTTTCATAATCAACAACCTTCATGCCTCCAACTGGTAGTACAATGGAGGGGTCAACAAGTAGTGAATGGTGAATAGCATATTACAAATTTAGCCTAGTAAAAGTTACAAGACAAGTCTATGACATCTAATACTGTCAATTTTTCAAGGGAAAcatgcaacccccccccccccaaaaaaaaagtcacttggattttgactccccccccccaaaagtagTTTTGTTGCAAGAAACCCCccaaaggtttggttttgttgcaaaaacacccccaaaaattaaaaaaacacaaaaaattctaaaaaaaaactagagacaattctaagaccttttgtgaaatttgttttcaaaaataatatcctttgcatcatatttcatggagaggaagtttgaaaaaaaaagaaaaacatgcagctcatttattaattcgagttaaatgcatagttaattatttactaatcaaaaaatcatgaaaccaatttttttactcttcttacatgatcctctatcgtctaaaaatacatgaaatcttgaaatagttattgtaacgtgcaggattgggtaaatgtgttgcagatagattaattcataactaatccataacactcccaaaattagtgaaaccacttttattagtttacttaaacaattatttgtgtaggaaaaataatggtagacatgacaaagttaaaataacatgagttaataaatgagctgcacatttttcttttttttccaaacttcctctccatgaaatatgatgcaaaggatattatttttgaaaataaatttcacaggtcttagaattgtctctagttttttttagaattttttgtgaattttttttttgaatttttgaggggggttttgcaacaaagtcaaacttttgggggattttttgcaacaaaacaacttttgggggggggggttgcatttttcccatTTTTCAAGGATCTAATACTGTCACTTGATCACCTAAAAGTTGCAACCAAGTCTTCTCACAGATAGTTAGCAATTTTATCAGGCAAAACAATAAATTATATCTCAACCAAAGATTGTTGTACCCCATAATTTGAACAGGGCcgcttgcagagaagaatcattTGGTGAAATAATGAAAATGATCTCACAAAAACATACAGAATTAATTACAAGGAATACTGTCTATACACATTCACCGGCACAGGAAGAATGTTTTAAGATAAAATATACAATTGATTGCAACTTGACCAAAAATAAACATTATACAGGAAGTGTAAAATCATATTCAGCAACAAAACTGACACTATTCAATTATGGAGATTCTCAGTTTACTACAGAAGGTAACTGCCAACATCCATGGAAATTGACAACTGCTTGCCAGTTTCCAAAAGATGTAAGTTTATTTAAGAACTAATTCAAATGAGTACCATAAAAGTTGTTCCTCCGGGCCATACAAGTGTCATTATGGGAAGTACCAGATGTGTGGATGAATCTCGATCACTTGAACCAATAATATCTCGCTAAATGTCTAGATTAGTAGATTGGTTATATGGGCACAATATGAGAACAATAtgtcattaaaaataatttcaaaatgTTGTACGCCTGTGCgttttcaaatatattatcataAAAACAATAAATGGTAAAAATTGCATACAGGAGAAGTATGGTAGGTAAAAAAATAACACTTTCTTAAGGCTATTGGGGAAGGGAAGAAATACTAGTATAAATACTTCCCTCTGGGGTAAGATAGTAGTGATAGTAACTAAGGATTGGTCAAACCACAATTCGGCACCTCGATCACAATAGAATTAATGCCATATACAATTACATTTGGCCTAGACAATATTTTCTGGTTGCTATGAGCATTCCCATGTTCACAAGCATTTGAGTTAGCTGAAAAAACATCAAGGGCCTCAAAAGAATCTCACCTGGCATACAAATCACAGAGCTCTGCTTTGAAGGCTGCATCCTGTGTACTAACTCCAtatctaaaacaaaaaataataaatcatAAGATTATGGAGAAAGGAGTAAGAGTGGCATTGAACAAAGCAAATTTCGAGAGGACTGATTATGCAATTCACATTCCCAAAAGAAAATCTTAGCTTACATACATGAAAACTCTACATTGCTTCTTTTTACCAAAACAAGATAATTAGGTAAACCAAAATTTACTAGCATTCCAACAACAAATGGGAGCTTCAAAAGTAAGTGGCTAAATAAACATTAGTGCGAGGctaaattggaaaaaaaaaaccaaagtgCATATCACAACAAAAGGTCTTCAGttcataaacaaaataaaaacctCAACTAAACGGCACTTGATTCGAACCAGCTAGCTCTCTACCCATTACCCACTACTCTATTTAGGCTGTGTTTGTTtctgcttctgaaactgcttctgctactggcagaagccagaagccagaagccagaacaaacgaggttctggagaagtggcttctggagaagccagaagcctgtttctgaggaaaatgaactaaagctgagaagctcgctgagatgtgcttctctgagaagctatgtgctgagaagccaaaaatttattgcagaagccaacaacctattttcaaaagcagcttttcagaaaagccaaaagcactgcttttcagagaagctcaaaagcagaagctcaaacaaacacggccttaggctgtgtttgtttgctgcttctaaaactgcttctgctactggcagaagccagaaaccagaacaaacgaggttctggagaagtgacttctggagaagccagaagcctgtttctgaggaaaataaattaaagctgagaagctcgctgagatgtgcttctctgagaagctatgtgctgagaagccaaaaatttattgcagaagccaacaacctatttccaaaagcagcttttcagaaaagccaaaagcactgcttttcagagaagctcaaaagcagaagctcaaacaaacacggccttagTATGAGAACAACAATCATTCATTCAAATCCTAACATAAGGGAGCTGACAAAAATACCAGAACTAGCCTGATATTTTCAGTAGCACGGCAGTAGTTCAAACACCATTCAAGCATACAGGCAATGCAGCAACCATACACAGGGCAACCCGTTCCAAACTCACTTCTTCGCGATGGCCTCCACCTCGCCGTTGTCCAGCTTGGTGGGGTCGTCGTGGCCGGCAACGTAGTTGTGCAGCCCCACCGCGGCGACCTCCGGCACGACGGAGTTCACCGCCGCCGCACCCGCGACGCTGGCCGCGCCGAGCACGGCCGCCCCCGCCACCGCCACGGCGCGGGACCCCCCACCCGCGCGGAGCCCGATGCCGtaccccgccgccgcggccgccgcggcgaccGCGAGCTCCGCCGCCGTCCGCGCCGCGGGCGGCAGCGCCTCCACCAGCGGCTGCACGCCCGTGAGCTCCCTCCGGGCCCCGAACACCTCCTCTCCCGCGGAGGCGCCCGGCACGCCCTCGCCCGACGCGGCGCGGAGCCGGAGGCGGAGCCGCGCGGAGGCCGCGGGTCTCCGCGGGGGGAAGCGGAGGAGCGGGAAGGGCCTAAGCGGGGAGAAGAGGAGCGCCGGGCAGGCGCCGGGCGCGCGCGGCGAGGGCCTCGCGGAGGCGAGCGGCAGCCCCATGCTCGTGAGAGATCCCTGCTGCCTCGCGGACGGGCGTGGCGCGCTGggtgtcctcctcctcggcggcggcgggggtggggtggggtggggtggatGGGGAGGGGAGGGTTCGCAGAGGAGGCGCGAGGCGGACCAGCCTGAGGGCTGCGGATAGCGTTGGGATGGGGTGGGATTGGTGCGGCGGGCGCGAGGGGGCGGCTGGACCAAGGGTTTTCGGCCGGTTGCGCGGGCGCGGTCAGGGGCCCCGCGCCGTGATCCCGTCGCCTGTTTCAGGGGCGTTCCGTGCCTAGAAATTCAGAGAATTTCTGGTTCCTGTACGTGGGAACAAGATTTGGTTGGGTTGGGCGTATGGTTATGGCGTCTCGCAGCTGCTATCTGCCGGATTTACATGTACTGTTTTTggtggagtttttttttctcctattttatgTAAGAATCCGGTAGTTTTCGATGTCAAGCTCAAGCTATCCATTTCTAGGAGATTACTATAGTTGTAACGGCTGTGAAACTTTTCTACTTATGTGTATTTGAATATGAGATTTACTATTTTCTTTCTACCTCATATTGTTTAGTAGGAAACGGCAAGATGAGTGGATATGATATTTATAAATGTTTTTACCTTATGTAAATTATTGGATGTGTGTAATGTAAACATGTAAAATCTTCAATTTTAACATTATGGTATAGCCAGACTCCAATATCTAATAAACAAAAATATCTCTCACATTCCATCTCCACCAGTAGGTGTGAGTTGAGTAATTTAAATTGACTCCTTAGCCTTTCAACaccttagagcatctccatccGGCCCCCTAAAATTGACCCCTTATATCTTCATATAGGGGTTCTTCCTATCCAGACTGACCCCCTATTTCTCTGTGCGCTCCAACCGACCCCCTAAATCTGACCCCTTATATTTCACTCACccatattttaatattatcCTTTAACTACCAAATTAATTctaacggctatatttctaacGGTTTTTTCCCAACAGCTATTTTTTGCAACGGTTACTTTTTTTcaacgttttttttttcaacggctatttttcccaacggctattttttccCAACGGCTACTCTTTTGTCCAACAGCTATTTATTTTTCAACGGCTACTTTTTTtcaaacggctagttttttctaACAGCTACTTCCAACTCTATGTAAACCCGGCCAGTCCCCGGTTGCCATTCACAAGTCACACTCCTTTGTAGTTCCCTCTCTGATCGAAATGAGTCATCATTTTCTGGTAGATTCATCGTcgtcggaggaggatgatgacgacgaatTCATTCTTGCTACACTACACCAAGCACACACTCAATATGCGCTTTTGAATGCTGCACGACCTGGGGGTTCTGTGCCTGGACGTCAGTATATCAACCGCAACAGAGAAGCCGGGCATTGGAGGCTATACGAAGACTACTTTTCAGATGCTCCTACCTACGGTCCAACTTTCTTTCGTCGCAGGTTTGTATCTGTTTTTGTTTGTTCATTATTTTTGTGCATCCTCTGGGGTTCGGCTGATTCTTATTACTTTCTTCAGGTTTAGAATGTCTCGTTCTCTATTTCTTCGCATACTGCAAGCTGTAGAACaacatgatgattattttgtgcagaaaagagatagaatcagacgtcttgggttatctcctttgcagaagataACCGCAGCATTTAGGATGCTAACTTATGGAGTAGCAGCAGATGCTACTGATGATTATATTCGGATTGCAGAAAGTACTGCTGTAGAGAGTCTTAAAAGGtttgtgaaagctattgttgaAATCTTCGGTGATGAGTACCTGAGATCCCCAAATGATAATGATACAGCTAGATTACTTACAATTGGAGAGCAAAAGGGTTTTCCCGGTATGCTTGGGAgcatagattgcatgcattggaagtggaaGAATTGCCCTGCAGCATGGCAAGGTCAGTTTACCGGTCATGTGCACGAGCCCACCATTATTCTAGAAGCCGTTGCTTCACATgatctttggatttggcatgccttctttggtttaccaggatctcacaatgatattaatgttctGCACCGTTCTCAcctatttgcaaatctagctgAAGGGCACGCTCCAGAAGTGAACTACACCATTAATGATCATAATTATACAATGGGGTATTACCTTGCAGATGGCATATATCCTCAATGGGCCACATTTGTTAAGCCAATACCATCTCCACAAGGGAATAAGAGGAAATATTTTACGAAAGTACAAGCAGCGGTGAGGAAGGAGGTGGAACGAGCATTTGGAGTTCTGCAATCTCGTTTTGCCATTGTTCGTGGGCCAGCAAGATTTTGGGATCAAGACACACTAGGACAAATCATGACAGCTTGTAtcatcatgcataatatgatcgTTGAAGATGAGCGAGATGCAGAAGGTGACCACCATTTTGATGGGATGGGAGAAGTTGTGACAGCTTCTCATCGTCCTACGGCTGAACTGCAAGCGTTTCTTCGAACTCATCTAGCCATTACTAACAGGGAAACTCACTCACAGCTTCGTGATGATCTAGTCGAGCACCTGTGGAAAAAATATGGAGGGGTGTAGTGTGTAGTTGTACCAATATAGTCGGTACCTGCCATGTACTGTTTTAATTATGTATGCACTCGTAATAATGTAGTCAGTACCTATTATGTATGCAGTTGTAATAACGTATGGTAATGTATGCagatttttcatcacacaacaaCTAACATAGATAGTCTGTACAACTAACATAGATAGTCCATAAAACTAACATAGAGTTTGTACAACATACTTAAAGTTTATACAACATACTTAAAGTTTATACAACATACTTAAAGTGCcaacaaaatacttaaagttcTATATATGAAGTAGCTCAACCCGAGCCTGTGCCAAACAGCCGAGCAATGATCTCATCCTGCAAGCGTGTATAGTAATGTCGTTGTCGCTCACTCATAGCActaagatccatattcatcacCTTATCATCTTCAATCCTTCTCCTTAACTCAATATCTTGTTCCTTCAGttcaatctttttcttctcaagtgCAAGTCTTTCATCATTGCGCTCTTTTTTTGCAACCTCTTTCAAGGCTTCTGCCTCTTTCTTCTTAGCCCACAAGTTTTCCATCGCTTCCATGTAAAGATTATCTCCAGAAGAAATGGGATTTTTACCTCGCCGCTGTCGCTCTTTCTCCGCCTTCCTACCTACTGGCCTAACCACGGGCTCTGAAGTATGACCCTCCCCATCAACCTCTAGATGACTCTCATTGGTCCCAGGACTGGACAATGGACTTCCAGTGGTGGATGTCTTCTGTTTTTTCTCGCCGCACCTATCCTTCCACTTTTGCTCGTGCTGCAAGATATTCCAACAATGCAACAATCCGAACGATCTGCCTTTCGGATCTTTTGACTTAtacaattcacatgcatgcattaccTACACATGTAAGTACACCTTATTAGACTTGCACCACCATATAAAATGACAatcaaataaagaagagaacattATACCTTATCTTGTTCTGTCACCCCGCTTTGCCTCCTGTTTTGAATCTGAACATAACATCCACAAAATCGGTTAACACCTTCTAGTATGACAGACCAACGATGCTGTAGAGAATTGGAATTACGATCAGATGCAAAGTCCTTGTGCTCATGAAAATAATCAGTAATTCTTTGCCAATACGTAGCACGTGATTGTTCATTCCCTTGTATAGCATCCAAACTAACTTCTAGCCATGCCGACACCAACATGTTGTCTTCTTTTACACTGAAATTTTTTGATCTAGCCTTTTTTGCTTTTTGGGATGCACCAGCTTCTACATGTGGCGTTTGTTGCTCCTCAAGTGGGCTTGCAAATTGACTATCATCCCAATACGGTCCATTGTCTTCAATGTTTGGATCACTCATCAAATCCAAAAAACTATCCATTGTTGTAACCTACACCTGCATAACACAAATTGTatacatataatcaatttttagCATTGCAAAATTTACACATAATCAATTTCTACCATTTCTCTCTAAAGCCGGCCCACTCCAAACCTCTCTGCAGCCGGCTCCAAATATCTCCCCGTCGCCTCACTCTCCCAgtcgcctccctcctcctctctcccactcccCGGCCggactccctccctctctccagcCGGACTCCTTCTGTGCCAGACTCCCTCCCTCTCCGAGTTCCTCTCTCGCTCAGATCTGCTGGGCGGGGCACCGGAGGTGCTGAGCCGGTGGCGCGGGCAGGGGGGCAGCGGCGCGGGATGCCAAGGGGCCCGGCGGCGCGAGCGGTGGGGCAGCGACGCGAGCGGCGAAGGGGGCCAGCGGCGCGGGCGGCCAAGGGGTCCGGCGGCGTGGGCCacgcggaggaggcggctgcGTCGGCCAAAACGGAGGAGCCGGCTGCCAGGCAAGCGGAGGAGGCATCAGCGTGCCAAGCGATGGGACAGGGGAGGGGGGCGAAGGTGTACCTGGCGTGGATGGCGGAGGAGATGTCTGTGGCGGCGCGGGAAGCCGGCGAAGGGGGCCAGCGGCGCGGGCGGCCAAGGGGTCCGGTGGCGCAGCCAGGGGGCCAGCGGCGCGAGCGGCGAAGGGGGCCAGCGGCGCGGGCGGCCACGGGGTTCGGCGGCGTGGGGCacgcggaggaggcggctgcGTCGGCCAAAACGGAGGAGCCGCTTGCCGGGCAAGCGGAGGAGGCGTCGGCGTGCCAGGCGGCGGGACAGGGGAGGGGGGGCGAAGGTGTACCTGGCGTGGATGGCGGAGGAGATGTCCGTGGCGGCGCGGGAAGCTCGGTCGTTGATGGATAGGGGCTCGGTACACACTTCCTACAGATGAGGTTCGAAGATGCAATTTTAGGGGTCCCTCAAAGATGAGGGGTGAGAAAGGGAGCCGGTTGGAGAGGTTTTTGTACtgtttttcctaaaaaataggATAAGGAGTGGGAAAGGGGGCCggatggagatgctcttaggtCCATCTAGGAAGCTAAAAATTTCCTAAAATGGTATGGGAATTGTGGGTGGTGCAGTTTGAATTGACTTTCAACAATTTAGGTCCATTTGGGAAGttgaaatttttctaaaatgctaTGGGAGTTAAAATGTCTACATAACCTACATTCTGAACACACCTTAATATATAAAGTGAATTAGTTGGTGTTGCAAACCGAACATATATCCTTTTCTTGTTCAACTCACCGGTTGGCTTACGGAAGatcattgcaaaaaaaatttcacccgTGACAATAAAAACATTGAGCAGTCGACGCAAAGCCCAACACCTTCAGAGATCAAAAGCCATCACATAGCTTCAGTGTTCAATCCTACTGCCAAAAAAATGGGAAAGAAAATACAAAGGGGCCCTGCTGGCAGTGGCACACCGTTACCTGCATCTGCATATCCTACTGTCTCGTGTCCGAAGTACGATCTCACGATCCTCAAAGGCTCGCCGCTGCATGTCTGCGTCATTAGCTTCTTTTCCAAAGCTCATTCACCCAGATCGGACAGTGATTTACGCTCCAATAATCTTCAGAGAGAATGGGTTAAGCCTTTAAGCCCTAGACCCAAGCAATCACAAAGCATGATGCTTCTTCGAAGCCCGAAAGAGAGGGCAAGAtttaaaaaagagaaggaaaagaaaaaggaaaaagatgaaGATGGTTTCAGATTCTCTTGCACGGTGATGGCTTGTAGGAAGAGTAAAGCTCAGCCTCTCGGTGCGACTCGTCAATCACGCGCCACGGGCCAGGTCAGATCCCAGCCGTCCAATTCCCCCGCCCCACCATATCCATCGGTTGGTGCAATTTCCAGATCAAAGTTGCACCGTAAACCTGCCCAAGTTTTTCTCAAGGGGATAATAACCTTCGCCATATTCAGTCCCTGCAGAGCTCTCTGAGAATGAGCTGATTTAGTAAAGCGTTCACTGGGACAAAAATAATACCAATGAGGTCTTAAAACGAAGCATATGGTCTCAAAGTGTTACAAGTGATATGAAAGCTGAACTCTGCTTAAGATTGTGACACATCAGCGCTTAAGTACCAAGATCTTTCTCCTCTTTTGCCCTTTTGGCCACTGTGGAGTCATTTTTTTAATGGTGGAGCTACTAGAGGATAGCCTGCTGAGCACAGGCTACTAGAAAATGTATGTTTAGTTCGTTCAAATTATACTATTCTATTTATGAAGAAAAAAGGCATACTATTCTAGTCCCATTAGCCCGGTTAATTTTTAGTTTAGCACTTCT
Coding sequences:
- the LOC133904058 gene encoding uncharacterized protein LOC133904058, whose protein sequence is MSHHFLVDSSSSEEDDDDEFILATLHQAHTQYALLNAARPGGSVPGRQYINRNREAGHWRLYEDYFSDAPTYGPTFFRRRFRMSRSLFLRILQAVEQHDDYFVQKRDRIRRLGLSPLQKITAAFRMLTYGVAADATDDYIRIAESTAVESLKRFVKAIVEIFGDEYLRSPNDNDTARLLTIGEQKGFPGMLGSIDCMHWKWKNCPAAWQGQFTGHVHEPTIILEAVASHDLWIWHAFFGLPGSHNDINVLHRSHLFANLAEGHAPEVNYTINDHNYTMGYYLADGIYPQWATFVKPIPSPQGNKRKYFTKVQAAVRKEVERAFGVLQSRFAIVRGPARFWDQDTLGQIMTACIIMHNMIVEDERDAEGDHHFDGMGEVVTASHRPTAELQAFLRTHLAITNRETHSQLRDDLVEHLWKKYGGV
- the LOC133903826 gene encoding glutathione S-transferase T3-like, yielding MDSFLDLMSDPNIEDNGPYWDDSQFASPLEEQQTPHVEAGASQKAKKARSKNFSVKEDNMLVSAWLEVSLDAIQGNEQSRATYWQRITDYFHEHKDFASDRNSNSLQHRWSVILEGVNRFCGCYVQIQNRRQSGVTEQDKVMHACELYKSKDPKGRSFGLLHCWNILQHEQKWKDRCGEKKQKTSTTGSPLSSPGTNESHLEVDGEGHTSEPVVRPVGRKAEKERQRRGKNPISSGDNLYMEAMENLWAKKKEAEALKEVAKKERNDERLALEKKKIELKEQDIELRRRIEDDKVMNMDLSAMSERQRHYYTRLQDEIIARLFGTGSG